In one Moritella sp. 5 genomic region, the following are encoded:
- a CDS encoding glycoside hydrolase family 1 protein yields MNLFPQDFLWGGAIAANQTEGAFNQDGKGLSTADLLPKGILSQHQERADKTAGIKDLAIDFYNRYPEDIQLFKEMGFTCLRLSIAWTRIFPHGDESQPNEAGLAYYDCIFDELAKHDIKPFVTLSHYEMPVGLVEHYGGWADRKLIGFFERYAITVFERYQNKVKLWLTFNEINMSLHAPYTGVGLPEAADEQAIYQAIHHQLLASAKAVTLCKQIIPDAQIGNMLLGALNYPYTCNPDDVMAAVHENNKWLFFGDVQTRGRYPGYILRYFRDHNIEVRMEEGDLETLAEASVDFISFSYYASGCASADPKQKEVGNIIDSVPNPYLEKSQWGWLIDPKGLRVLLNFLYDRYQKPLFIVENGLGARDEVTADGEIIDDYRIQYLNDHLVQAREAILDGVELLGFTSWGPIDLVANSTAEMDKRYGFIYVDRRDDGRGTLERTRKESFFWYRDVIQTRGASLNV; encoded by the coding sequence GATTGCGGCAAATCAGACCGAAGGTGCGTTTAATCAAGACGGTAAAGGTTTATCGACTGCGGACTTATTGCCTAAAGGGATTTTAAGTCAACACCAAGAACGTGCAGATAAAACCGCGGGTATTAAAGATCTTGCTATCGATTTTTATAACCGTTATCCGGAAGATATTCAGCTATTCAAAGAGATGGGGTTTACCTGTTTAAGGTTATCAATTGCATGGACGCGTATTTTTCCTCATGGCGATGAAAGTCAGCCTAATGAAGCGGGTCTTGCTTATTATGACTGTATTTTTGATGAATTAGCCAAGCATGATATTAAACCTTTTGTGACGTTATCGCATTATGAAATGCCTGTGGGATTAGTTGAGCATTATGGTGGTTGGGCAGATCGAAAACTGATTGGTTTTTTTGAACGTTATGCAATAACCGTGTTTGAGCGTTACCAAAATAAAGTGAAATTGTGGCTGACTTTTAATGAAATTAACATGTCGTTACATGCACCGTATACCGGTGTCGGTTTACCCGAAGCCGCTGATGAGCAAGCCATTTATCAAGCAATTCATCATCAACTCCTTGCCAGTGCCAAAGCGGTGACCTTGTGTAAACAAATAATCCCAGATGCCCAAATTGGTAATATGTTGTTGGGTGCGCTTAATTATCCTTATACCTGTAATCCCGATGATGTTATGGCTGCGGTACACGAGAATAACAAATGGTTATTCTTTGGTGATGTGCAGACCCGTGGTAGATACCCTGGTTATATATTGCGTTATTTCAGAGACCATAATATTGAAGTCAGAATGGAGGAGGGGGATTTAGAAACGCTGGCTGAAGCGAGTGTCGATTTTATCTCGTTTAGTTATTATGCCAGTGGCTGTGCCAGTGCTGACCCCAAGCAAAAAGAAGTCGGTAACATTATTGATAGTGTACCGAATCCTTATTTAGAGAAAAGTCAGTGGGGTTGGTTAATCGACCCGAAAGGTTTACGGGTATTATTGAATTTCTTGTATGACAGATACCAAAAGCCTTTGTTTATCGTTGAAAATGGCTTAGGGGCCCGTGATGAAGTTACTGCGGATGGCGAGATCATTGATGATTATCGTATTCAATATTTGAACGATCACTTAGTACAGGCAAGGGAGGCGATCTTAGATGGTGTTGAACTTCTGGGGTTCACCAGTTGGGGGCCGATTGATTTAGTGGCCAACTCAACCGCTGAAATGGATAAACGCTATGGCTTTATTTATGTTGACCGTCGTGACGATGGCCGTGGTACTTTAGAGCGAACCCGTAAAGAAAGTTTTTTCTGGTATAGGGATGTGATCCAAACGCGCGGAGCCTCACTTAACGTTTAA
- a CDS encoding DUF1971 domain-containing protein produces the protein MPTIPTDFVNYKSTPVFTPNNIPKMFLHLHNTRAGVYGKIKVISGSLKFYGFTERRGAIEQEIVIEQDESAISPPEYWHKVEFMTDDTEFRVDFYAQKDSDIVAENRSERND, from the coding sequence ATGCCGACAATCCCCACTGATTTTGTGAACTACAAGTCAACGCCTGTCTTTACGCCGAATAATATCCCTAAAATGTTCCTACACTTACACAATACCCGCGCAGGTGTTTACGGAAAAATTAAGGTTATTAGTGGCTCGTTGAAATTTTATGGTTTTACCGAAAGACGAGGTGCGATAGAGCAAGAGATTGTGATTGAACAAGATGAATCGGCTATCTCACCGCCTGAGTATTGGCATAAGGTTGAGTTTATGACGGATGATACAGAATTCAGAGTCGATTTTTACGCGCAGAAAGACTCTGATATTGTTGCTGAAAATCGTTCTGAGCGTAATGATTAA